In Glycine max cultivar Williams 82 chromosome 10, Glycine_max_v4.0, whole genome shotgun sequence, the DNA window CATGAGGAGGAGAGGTAATCCGGTCAATACCCTGCCAATCAGATATGACAAAACCCTGAAAGATAGGGAAAAAAGCACATCACATGAAGCATCTCCGCTcatctttattttctatttcgTTTTGActtgttaatatttaaattatagagTTGATTAGACAATTTTTTACCTTGAAATGCAATTTGTTCTTGAGGTaaccagtgataagttttttGTTTGCATGCATTTTCATCCCATTCCAGCTAGAGTACGAGATCATCACTGTTGAAACACCCTTGATGATAGAGTCATAGTATGCCGGCATGTGAATGCTAAGCAGTCCATTGTAACTGATCAGAGTGTTGTTCTCATTGATTCCCTTGTTTGTGCCACCATCTCCTAAGTAGTGCTTGGCACAAGCTGCAACCTTGTTCCTGggttaaagtaattaaaaagaaaagatttttttttagttcaggTCTCtacaatttatataataaaatagtctgaGGAATGCTAAGATTGTGTCCCCAGACTGATGGGAACAGAAAAGCATGAGTTTTAACATACAATATCTAAATTCATAGACAAAATGATTGATAACAACTAATAAAACTTAGATATACTACCTTTATATGCATTGAGAGTATTTATGAAAATGTATAAATTGAATATAATGCTGTCACcgaaagcataaaaaataaagttctgAACGAAATgcattttgtaataataaaataggcTGTAAGGCCCTTGATAGAAGAACATCAATAATCCGAATCATCCAACACAAGTGCTTTATGAAGGACaatcaatttatatattcatagtatcctcaataaaaatttattagtatttaGTTACTGACAAAAATCTTACTTTCCAGCAACAAAGGGAACTCCCTTAATGGAATTGCCAGGGATATCTCCTTGCAAACCAGGTATAATTTCAGTCATAGTTTTAACAATCTTAGGGTCCTCGCTGTAGCTTTCATAGCAACGTCCCCATCTTGGATCTCTGCAGACCTGTGGATGAATCAATTAACAACATGTTAGCATACATGGTCAATGTTATATGTGACTTGAACAACAACCCAATATTTAAATATTGCTTACTTACCGCAATGCATGGAGCAAAGACATACGGAATTCCAGTAGCTCTAACTTCAAGGGCAGTTGCTTCTCCAATCTTCTTTATGAGCACAGGATCCCTATTAAACAGTAGATTTCATTACAACTAAAGATCAAAATAGCATTCATTTTAGAGATCACAATAGCACAAACTCTAAGGAAATGCTTTTCATTGTTGATCTGGGGTTTAGCAAAAATGCTTACATGTTCAAATCTAGCTTCCAACAGTTGGAAAAACCAAATCATTCCAATCAAAGTTATCAAATGAGATTTCATGACTACTCTTTCAATTCTAGCATATACATAAACTTGCCTGGTAACTCCTAGCCCAACATTGTGAGGAAAAACGGTAGCATTGTAGACATTGTTGTGTCCATGAACTGCATCTATCCCATAAATCATTGGAATCCCAAGGCGAGTAGACAATGCTGCCTTTTGCATCTGATTCACCATTTGCTGCCAGCTCGCAGCAGATGCCTTTGTTGCCGGAACACTCCCTCCCCCACTGAGCACACTCCCTGCCCATCAATGATAAGATGCACATCCACAATGTCACCTCATTAcatttacaataaaattaacaaaataaatgaaaatttattaagtAGTACTAACTAAGCActtgatttagtcattttcaGTGCATACCAATGAAGTACTTGTTCATCACATCAGGAGTAGCAACACTCCTTTCAATCTGTGTCATCTGGCCTATCTTTTCTTCGAGAGACATTCGCTTCAACAAGTCACTGATTCTGACATTCAGTGGCGCCTTAGGGTCTTTATACTTCAAATATTCTGCCTCTGAAGATGAAACCAGACAGAACAGTAGCAGAACACCCATAAAGGGTATTGAATATCTCCCCATTTTGATGCTTCAGCACTAAAAACCTATATGCAATCTGCATAATGAAATAATGGATcagaaaactgaaaaataaccAAACCCCATTTCAACTCCAGAATGCAGAATGAAACAGTAGCAGAATGATTTTAAAGAAAGAAacagacacacatacacataagAACTTAAATCTTCTCAAATTAACAATACCATGTGAGCCACTTTACCATAACATGAATCAAGCAAGAGCAAAACAAACATGCCCTTTTGAAAATCAATGACAATGCAGTGTACAGCTGCCAAAGAAGCTTAATAAgctcaagaaagaaagaaagaaagttgtTTACCTCAGAGAAAGGGCACAATGAAGAACAAGTTAAGGCACCAGACacttaaaaatctaaaattgagTGGACTGAGTACGCAACGTGGGAGCTGCTAAATATaagtgagagagagaataaaGAGGAACAATTTATCAAAACAGggacagagagagagaaaaaagcaGCCACTGGTCCCACCcaccattgtttttttttttttttttagatggcATCTTGTTGGGcgcaactatttttttttaattagcataTTTAGTCGCTGAATTTTATATTTGCTCGACAATTTagtgtttatattttttcaatgatGAATTTAATCCACAAATTAGAGGTGTTTATAGGTAGGGGTTATTTCCTAATCCCGATTGGCCCAAATCAACTCAAATAATTTGAGTTGAGTATTATGCGTATTTAGGTCGAATAGAAACTAATCCATTCAAATCAATTGACTTTTAGGTTAGGTCGTGAATTTTGTTTTATAGACTCGTTGACTCATTAAGCCAACTCATGAACGCAttgtttaatattaagttattatttatataaaatacaatatatatatatatatatatatatatataaattaaaaaatcgagttatttagtatttttgtgcaatgtaaagttttaaaaaatgatgttaagttaaaagatatttatgtcttaaaacgaatcaagatttttaattattttgatttgatgtaCAAGTGTTAAAAGTTGTGTCTAATGTGTTATAAGATTATGTTGCGAGTCTATGTATGAAGAATCAAACGATAGCAAGCTTAAGTCATCATTTGATACAACACATTTAAGAATTGACATTTTTgtcttcatttaatattttgtgcTTGAGATTCACATTGCAAAGACATTCTCCTAGGATCTATGGAAattctataaagaataaatgaagaTCAAGATGTGAAAGTATCAAGCTCCATCAAAAGGCACACTATGTAGTTTAAACCTATCCTGACTTTGGAGGAAGTGGCTTTCTACTGAAATGTTCAACACGAAAGCCAACCATACTAGTCTCTTTGCATAAAGAAAGGACATGCATTTAATGCAAACATTAAATGTTCAATCGACCATTATTACttgatgaagaataaatgaagaatTATGTGTTGTGAGATAATGGACACTTGATGAAAGCTATAAATACCAAAAGCTTTGAAGAACAACATGACAAACCTTGGGTGAAAATATACTCTTTATTCTTTCTAGAAAAAGCTTTTGGTATattcttgtaaaatttaaaagctCTCATAACACTTTGAATATATTAAGAGAAAAGATCAAGTGTTGATTGTAAATTCATCTTTAAGACAATCACAAAATTAGTTCGTGTGCAAACTCAAACAATATTAGacacaagtttttttatttgtatagagTCAACAATGACTTGATAAGACAAAGAATATTAGGTGTTACAAGCATGAGGTAGAACTTGATTTGATTTGTAAAACCAGAAGTGATTGTGACATGATATTTTTAACTTGTGAGAAGTTAGTGGAACTTGGTGGTTTGTCAAAAACTTGACATAATCTCAGTTGTACAGACAAATCAATATAATTCTCCGCGTTTGATTTTTACTTGATCTCTTTCTACTTTAACTGGTCTAgggctttaatttattt includes these proteins:
- the LOC547729 gene encoding beta-glucosidase BoGH3B isoform X1, with protein sequence MGRYSIPFMGVLLLFCLVSSSEAEYLKYKDPKAPLNVRISDLLKRMSLEEKIGQMTQIERSVATPDVMNKYFIGSVLSGGGSVPATKASAASWQQMVNQMQKAALSTRLGIPMIYGIDAVHGHNNVYNATVFPHNVGLGVTRDPVLIKKIGEATALEVRATGIPYVFAPCIAVCRDPRWGRCYESYSEDPKIVKTMTEIIPGLQGDIPGNSIKGVPFVAGKNKVAACAKHYLGDGGTNKGINENNTLISYNGLLSIHMPAYYDSIIKGVSTVMISYSSWNGMKMHANKKLITGYLKNKLHFKGFVISDWQGIDRITSPPHANYSYSVQAGVSAGIDMIMVPFNYTEFIDELTRQVKNNIIPISRIDDAVARILRVKFVMGLFENPYADPSLANQLGSKEHREIAREAVRKSLVLLKNGKSYKKPLLPLPKKSTKILVAGSHANNLGYQCGGWTITWQGLGGNDLTSGTTILDAVKQTVDPATEVVFNENPDKNFVKSYKFDYAIVVVGEHTYAETFGDSLNLTMADPGPSTITNVCGAIRCVVVLVTGRPVVIKPYLPKIDALVAAWLPGTEGQGVADVLYGDYEFTGKLARTWFKTVDQLPMNVGDKHYDPLFPFGYGLTTNITKY
- the LOC547729 gene encoding beta-glucosidase BoGH3B precursor (The RefSeq protein has 1 substitution compared to this genomic sequence), with protein sequence MGRYSIPFMGVLLLFCLVSSSEAEYLKYKDPKAPLNVRISDLLKRMSLEEKIGQMTQIERSVATPDVMNKYFIGSVLSGGGSVPATKASAATWQQMVNQMQKAALSTRLGIPMIYGIDAVHGHNNVYNATVFPHNVGLGVTRDPVLIKKIGEATALEVRATGIPYVFAPCIAVCRDPRWGRCYESYSEDPKIVKTMTEIIPGLQGDIPGNSIKGVPFVAGKNKVAACAKHYLGDGGTNKGINENNTLISYNGLLSIHMPAYYDSIIKGVSTVMISYSSWNGMKMHANKKLITGYLKNKLHFKGFVISDWQGIDRITSPPHANYSYSVQAGVSAGIDMIMVPFNYTEFIDELTRQVKNNIIPISRIDDAVARILRVKFVMGLFENPYADPSLANQLGSKEHREIAREAVRKSLVLLKNGKSYKKPLLPLPKKSTKILVAGSHANNLGYQCGGWTITWQGLGGNDLTSGTTILDAVKQTVDPATEVVFNENPDKNFVKSYKFDYAIVVVGEHTYAETFGDSLNLTMADPGPSTITNVCGAIRCVVVLVTGRPVVIKPYLPKIDALVAAWLPGTEGQGVADVLYGDYEFTGKLARTWFKTVDQLPMNVGDKHYDPLFPFGYGLTTNITKY